ttacattacataatacacatatattaaatggcgtaatatttgtaaaattaacaaaatagtttatgttctacatttaaataactatttgaactattattttaattttaaaattttgaattgaataTTAGCAAATCTGctcatttaactttttctaaaggttaataatttttaatgtgattGTAAGGCGccttttatattaaagataattaaagaaGAGATAATTATgattaacataatttattaaaatggtatagttttttgaataaaaaacataatatattttaaaaatatattctatttttttattcattaagtataatttaaaaaaaattacgtttaataaataagttacacttactatcaatttttttaaaccttgtaaacatttttaaacatttaaaaataactaaattttaaaaaatttttcattaaattattgtaatcgttatttttattattagtcaaAAAGGATATGGAAAAGAAACCAAACTTTCggaaaaagtttacattttgttttttcgtttTCTTCATGTTAACTAAAATAGAAAGCTAAAGATCAAAAGctaattcattcaaaaattaagtttgcgtgtttttgaatgaatgagcctttgaaaattttttttttgtccatttattatcaaaagcaGTTTACTTCTATTGCcaacaaacaaattttactatgaatagtaattttaaaattgttttatctttcaaaaaatcaaactttttatacattccattgttataaaattttgcaacaagTTTCGAAAATTAAGTTTCGTAAtgacatttgtttttttaaaacattcagtTAGTAACCAAAGGACAGCTACGTCACATAATTACCTGGAAAAAGCAATTgcaattttaattcattttatcgtcctgaagaaaaaattaagtagctgaaataaactgaaaattatttatactatactgcatttaaaaccaaaattttttattctattttaaataaaagagcaaaaaaaaagttaaatgataaaataatttttagacacCCATACTGCTCCAGCAGCACTAAAACAGGTCTGGGTTCgtccctgatatatatatatatatatatatatatatatatatatatatatatatatatatatatatatatatatatatatatatatatatatatatatatatatatatatatatagacacacacacacacacacacacacacacacacacacacacacacacacacacacacacacacacacacacacacacacacacacacacaaaaaatcACAGTGTTATAATTATCTATTTCAGgactaaaagaaaatttcaatgTGTGATACTTTTCCAATTTACAGCCCAATATGTCGTCCGCCTCAAAATCCATGTTTGCGCACTCATAATAGTTCAAaagaatgttataaaaaaaatgaatcatcTTATCTAAAGGAGCCATCAGAACTGTTGAAAGCTACCAAAAAGCAAGATCTAAACTCTAAGTTGACACCAGATTGCTGTTATAAAGAGCGTGCTCATAGCCTCAATAATCTTcgaattgaatttttaaaagaaaaacatcgaTCATTAAGTGCAAGtaatttttatgcattaaataACCCAAATCTTTCACTGACGCAAGCGCTTACCAAAAAGGCCTATGATAAGCCTAATTCTGCTTTTGCAAAAGAAAAAGCTTTATTTACTGCCTAtgttcaaaagtatttttatcagtTAACTGTTGGTTGTTCTAATACATTATGTcgaaataaattttgtaagtcATCTGATACATGCCTTAATCTAAAACCTGCTATGGCTGCACTTATCAGTATTGAACTTTCTGGATATAAAGATCAATATCTATGTATAAAAGAAAAGTCTAATCAAAGAGCCAAATTAATTGACACAGACATTTTTAGGAACAACACAAAGGAAAAAGATAACAAAAGTACATCAGGAAATTTTGTTccttttctttattctttttattcaacTTCACCTTTTAGAAGTTTGTTTCTTCCATGTCCTTTAACTTCTTCTGGTAAAAAGTTAGATAGAAGACATTCAGTAGAAAGCATGAAATCTCTGCAAACCTTTGCAACTTTAATTAGAAACAATCTTAATGTTATTACTAATACAGTTTCATCAAGCTTAAGTAATATTTGGAAAAGTACTGGAAATGACATTAAATGTACAGATTTTTTGGTTGGAGGTTCTGAAGTGTCTGACAGCCATACTTTGCCTAAACCAACATTACACATATTTCCTGACAATACCCTCGATAATAagaatgaaaattttagagagataGAAATATTTGAGTCTAGTGTAGCTGCAGAGTTTCAACAGCATGAAATGTTTGACaatatttcttttcaaaaacaaGACGGGGAACTTTTATCAGATGGATACTCACTTACTCATCTTACATTAGACATGTTTAACACAGTCCTTTCAAACTACTATGAATGCAGAGATGAATCATTTCTTATAAATACACTTCGAACTGTTTTTTCTTCTTGGGATGCATTAGGGATAAGCTTTTCTCATGAAAGATCTAAAAGTGCTGGGCTTGATATTAAATGTGAAGATGTTGAGTCTATGTTTAATGAtctaaacaaagtaaaaaattctagggctttatttactattttaattgaTGCAGTTACTGTCATGCTGCTATCAAGAAAAGGTTGTTTGCTAAAAGTACAAGATTTAAAGCCacttgttattatattatacattccAAATATATTTGACTATCAACCAGTTGTTTATGAAATTTCATCAATCATTTCAGAGTTATCGAAAGATTGTCAAGATGTCTTGctgctttatttttatgaactttGTAAAACAAAGTTTGAGTTCATTAttcaagtttgttatttttattaattgttgtttttattaattcaaattcACTGTATAATTTACATACAAGTAATgctaaacaatcttttttttttgataaagatttaaatcttttttagggTTTTAAGTCTGTTTTAGTTAACGAAATATTGGTTTCTAATGTCAGCAAAGAAAGCTTGTCTGCTTTGTGTCTTACTTTGCAACTGTTGTATAAAGCCAATATATTTAAAGGAGACCATTATTCACGCATTCCAAAGTCCTCATTCTATTGTCCTGAGTTGACATCAAAACTAGATTTTAAGTATGAATATACTTCATGGATTGCCAGgtagttttaaataatcttaaacaGATCGTTTTATGTTCTTTTcttcagaaataaattttttcacattattcaacattattaaaaggaatttattttgactttattttctataattattcaattattttatttttatagtttgtatgtttcatatcatagttataaataataaaaatatcaaaactttataactttatctTAAATTACCctgttcattaaaaataaagagacAGGAAAACAGATAAAGaaagtttaacattaaaataatcgcatttgcataaaaataaaataaatatatatcctCTAAACTACCTCAGGTGCTTCATAAGTCTCACCTAAGTAAATTTAGTTGTGACTTAAGTAAAGCCATTTGTGTCATAATGGCTTTCCTTAGCAAAACTGGATTAATTACAGTGGTGTACCCTCCGGTTTTTTCCCGGTTACCCTGTGGGtgattaaaacagtttttatttctcatttgaGTCATTTGCAATGGTAATCAGTAGTCCagtgttaaagtttttttttgtttttttctgggGTGAAAAtactgaagaaaaaaattatgaaagaaaGTATGACTACAAAATTATGTCTAATAAAAAAcggtttatttaaaagtaaattaattaatttattaataaaattaattaaagatgGGTTTTCATTTTTGTCATAGTCAATATcgttttgtttctttttgtcaATCTTAACAAAGGTTTCGTTACATGAAGCAAAATGTTGAAAGCCATAACTGCaaagaaatgttttatgta
The nucleotide sequence above comes from Hydra vulgaris chromosome 09, alternate assembly HydraT2T_AEP. Encoded proteins:
- the LOC100197834 gene encoding probable E3 ubiquitin-protein ligase HECTD2, translated to MCDTFPIYSPICRPPQNPCLRTHNSSKECYKKNESSYLKEPSELLKATKKQDLNSKLTPDCCYKERAHSLNNLRIEFLKEKHRSLSASNFYALNNPNLSLTQALTKKAYDKPNSAFAKEKALFTAYVQKYFYQLTVGCSNTLCRNKFCKSSDTCLNLKPAMAALISIELSGYKDQYLCIKEKSNQRAKLIDTDIFRNNTKEKDNKSTSGNFVPFLYSFYSTSPFRSLFLPCPLTSSGKKLDRRHSVESMKSLQTFATLIRNNLNVITNTVSSSLSNIWKSTGNDIKCTDFLVGGSEVSDSHTLPKPTLHIFPDNTLDNKNENFREIEIFESSVAAEFQQHEMFDNISFQKQDGELLSDGYSLTHLTLDMFNTVLSNYYECRDESFLINTLRTVFSSWDALGISFSHERSKSAGLDIKCEDVESMFNDLNKVKNSRALFTILIDAVTVMLLSRKGCLLKVQDLKPLVIILYIPNIFDYQPVVYEISSIISELSKDCQDVLLLYFYELCKTKFEFIIQGFKSVLVNEILVSNVSKESLSALCLTLQLLYKANIFKGDHYSRIPKSSFYCPELTSKLDFKYEYTSWIARHSCKESNLFSILDFPFLLEPIVKVQVIHIDAITQMREEYQDAIVHQARIQQVQKSWADFNDASALSRVVQSAMCPYLLLEIRRQNIVDDTLKQLRNKFSDFKKPLKIKYTEGGEQGLDMGGLQKEFFQVIIETMFDPNYGLFTLSEDSSLMWFNALCLESIVMFNLVGILLGLAIYNGIILDVHFPLLVYKKLLGYEVGLEDLREIQPTLSKSLDELLSYEGDVEQDFGLTFEVFHNLYGKEMRTELLTNGSQISVTNSNRESFVNLYVDLIINKSIENSFSAFKEGFFQVCHFPSISLFTAPELELLICGSPDLDFKALEKVTEYKDGFSKSHPLMLEFWDIVHRFTFKQKQALLMFVTGSYRVPLKGLGSMAFYIQRNGPDSLNLPTSMTCFNRLLIPEYSSAAKLEKMLLLAIENSKGFGLI